In Zalophus californianus isolate mZalCal1 chromosome 4, mZalCal1.pri.v2, whole genome shotgun sequence, the following proteins share a genomic window:
- the LOC113914070 gene encoding uncharacterized protein LOC113914070 → MQANQAIGHPPHQTAFAHTYCEGFRNRTVTSLPRKELTMVGHLSPAQRGRSMKGLKATFRLSRNEVFTGQSGIFWSAPEKVRKSVAWALSIPQREMRQTIANLNQGNLVWNGVRRPEGEALTLYHSSSNQ, encoded by the exons ATGCAG GCCAACCAAGCCATAGGTCACCCGCCACATCAGACTGCCTTTGCCCACACCTACTGTGAGGGATTTAGGAACAGAACCGTCACTAGCCTCCCCCGTAAAGAGTTGACTATGGTCGGTCATCTGAGCCCAGCCCAGCGAGGCAGGAGTATGAAAGGGCTCAAGGCAACCTTCCGTCTTTCCAG aaatgaaGTCTTCactggtcagtcaggaattttctggtcagcaccagAAAAAGTGAGGAAATCTGTCGCATGGGCCCTCTCTATCCCCCAAAGGGAGATGAG gCAAACCATTGCGAACCTGAATCAAGGAAACCTCGTTTGGaatggagtcaggaggccagaaggggaAGCTCTCACCCTCTACCACTCCTCATCTAATCAATAG